One Scomber scombrus chromosome 23, fScoSco1.1, whole genome shotgun sequence genomic window, cttgtctgttttgactgttccttctttcctccctttcttctctttctttccttcctctctttttcctcccttccttctttacttccttcctccctccttctttcctttcctcccccctaccttcctcccttccttctttcctctgtccttctttcctctgtccttctttcctcccttcttcctcccttccttccttgactcgaggacaacaggagggttacatTTCTGCCTCTGTGATGTTCAGAAAGTCTGTAAATGTTTGACTTTAGCTTATACTggttcatttaaagatgtttataCGAGAGGCAAATGAAGGATCTTTTTGTGTGACGagtgtttatttatgtgaaaCAGTATTGTGGTTTTATGTCGGTTTATTCCAGTTTAAGTCTTCACTAAAATTGAATGTTGATCGAGGTAAATTCCCactttgattttatatatttacccACAGTgcatctctccctcctcttcagGTACAGGTGAGGTGGTCGCCATCATGATCCCGGAGCCAAAAGGCCGTGAGGTCGCATTGCTGCTGGAGCGCAATGTGACGGTCACCATGACGATCACCATCGGGACTCGGAACCTGCAGAAGTACGTGAGCCGGACGTCGGTGGTGTTTGTGTCCATCTCCTTCATCGTGCTAATGATCATCTCCCTCGCCTGGCTCGTCTTCTACTACATCCAGAGGTTCAGATACGCCAACGCACGGGACAGGAACCAGGTACGCAAACACAACTTAAGAGGAAGCTCAAAGTCAAAGTcggctttattgtcaatttcttcacgttaaggcatacaaaggaatcgagaagacgtttctcaGTATCCCACGGTggaacagataaagtgcacaggcacaacagataagacagatgtttcctaacaataaagagtaaacattgaagtgcacaacagataagacagatgTTTCCTAACACTAAAGAGTTAACATTGAAGtacacaacagataagacatttactaataataataaataaaaaaaatagaatagataGACAGTAAGATAAAATGAGATTTAGGAGTCTACTTTTGTATATGTaggaagtagcagcataagTTTCTGTATAGTTAAGTTGTGGTAGTGCAAAAAGGCAGTAATGGCAGCAAAAAAGTTCTGTAAGATATATTATTTAACAGAAACAGTGTAAAAAGAACAGTCAGTAAATAGCAGCAATTTCAGTCTGTGGGGGGAGTTGGCTTTCTGACAGCCTGGAGGATATGActggagggagtgaggggagagagtttaggtttctgacagcctgGTGTATGAAACTGAGTTGGTTCTGTTTAGGTCAGATCAACACGTTTATCTGAGGTGACATCACACAGCGGTGAAACTGTGTTCACATGGAGGCAGAAACAACACTGATCCGTCACACTGTCAGGAAGTTCACAGCACACCAGAGATTTATCGGTTTCTCAAACATCTGCCAGCGCTCTCTCACTCAGGCGTAACTCTGTCTGTCGttctcccatctctctctctctctctttctctctctttctctctctctttctctctcgttgtctctctctctctctcgttctctctcgttgtctctctctctctcgttctctctctttctccctctctctccctctctctctctcgctctctttctccctctctctctccctttctctctctttctctctctctctctctcgttctctctctctcttaccctccctccctctctcaccctctctctctccctccctttcctcacCAGCGTCGTCTTGGCGACGCAGCGAAGAAAGCCATCAGTAAGCTGCAGGTTCGCACCATCAGGAAGGGCGACCAGGAGACCGAGGCCGACTTTGACAACTGTGCCGTCTGCATTGAAGGCTACAGGCCCAATGACGTGGTCCGCATACTGCCCTGCAGGTACACACTCcgtctgtctttgtgttgagctgtggtggaagtatagtaacaaaaaatagagactttggcactagaaacactgtaacgttgaaacatagaagatgaacaTTTGACTCATGTGggcggctgaagcttcatacatttttttagtcctccatctcttccattataagtgcattatgaaggatcttctaatggtcagtatgaacaggaggaatcattacagcaagaaaaacagatttaatgttcatttgggtttCTGACTATAGATTTAACACAGACGTAAAGTGCACTAACACACCTCAAAGCTTTCTGAAGTCTACTTTACTAAGTTTTACTGTATTGCATCAGAGGAAAAAGCAGTTTCAGACAGCAGACATCTGGAAAATAGAATTAATGTGAGCCTTTTTAACATCTGGAAGAGTTACACAAAATATTCAGGAAGGTGTGAAAATCATCTTCTATTAAACCAAACACACAgtctgtttccagcttcttaaatgtgaatattttctggtttcataagacttctatgacagtaaactgaataatCTTCAGGttttggacaaaatgagacatttgaggGCGTCTCTTCTGGCAAACAGCTCATTGATTAATGGAGAAAACAGCTGAAAGAGAAACTGTATGAAGTTCAGTGTCAGTATTTGCACACATTCATCAACGTATCTCTGGAGTTTCTTTTGGTCTTTGCTGAGAAGAGTTGAAGGCTGAATCTTTATCTGCTTCTGAGTCCCACTGCTcgcctttaaccctcctgttgtcctcgagtcaaggaaggaaaggaggaagaaggaaggaaaggagggaggagggaggaggaaggaagcaagcaaaggaggaagaaggaaggaaaggagggaaggaaggaaaggaatgaggaaggaaggacggaggaaacaaggaaggaaaggaagttaggagggagggaggaaagaaggaaggagagagagagggagggagaaaggaaaagaggaagggaggaaggaaggaaagaaggacagaggaaagaaggtagggggaggagagaaggagggagggaggaagggaaggaaggagggagggaggaaggacagacggaaggaaggaagggaggaaagaaggaacagttaaaaacaaacaaggtcaatttgacgacacgaaggttaaagttaCTGCTgggaacattttcacacaggAAGAAGAAATAGTCTATACTACTTAACTATAAGGCATCCgatatataatctataatataatattagaCAATTACAGAAGggttaatgtttctgtttcagaggAACCAGGACTAATATTTACACACTGATATAATTATTACCCTCTGTCCTTTTGTTagtatgcttttttttttaaatttggcttCAGAACAAACTTTAAATGactcacttcttctttttgattaatcaattcTGTGATGATGCAAACTGTGGAGTTCAATTAAACACGGACTGTTTTCTCACGATGAGAGAAAGACTACagtgactttttgtttttcttgtgatcTCAAGACAGATCCAAGTATTGTGAGAGAATGAAAAGAGTTTCACAAGATATCAACACATAAAAAggaagcatgtttttttaaccttcatgtcgtcctcccgggtcaaattgatcttgtctgttttgactgttccttctttcctccctccctccttctctctttctatcctcccccctaccttcctccctcctttccttccatctcatcctttccttccttgactctaggacaacaggaagggTTAACCAGAAACGTTCTTTCCTCGTGTGAgagcacaaaatgaaaacagctgtttcTTCTCAGTTTTCCTCGCGGCTTTGTGTAAATGCAGATTAACAGCAGAATAAAATCAGTccgctgttgttgttttttcttcttctttgcagaCATTTGTTCCATAAGAGCTGTGTGGATCCGTGGCTGCTGGACCATCGCACGTGTCCCATGTGCAAGATGAACATCCTGAAAGCCCTCGGCATCGCTGTGAGTCTGACGGGGAGCATCGGAGCGGGGATTagatctgtttgtttttaacttatATTTATCCAGGAAAAGGTTACGTTACCTGGCTGCAAAATAACCaataaggagagagggaaggagggaaggaaagaaagggagaaggagggagggaggacagacggaaggaagggaggaaagaaggaacagtcaaaacagacgacacgaaggttaagggTACTGCTgggaacattttcacacaggAAGAAAAGTGTTCATTTAACTATAAGGCATCCTATCTATAGTCTAATATAATAGGCAATAACAGAAGggttaatgtttctgtttcagaggAACCAGGACTAATATTTACACACtgatttaaccttcgtgtcgtcctcccgggtcaaattgaccccgtctgttttgactgttccttctttgtttccgtctttccttcctccctccgtccctctttctttaatttaaaggagggttaaagaaagaCAACTCTGGTTGTAGTTTTTCACAGACTTCCACTCAGACattggaaagaagaaaaagtgaagCACGCTCACTAATGAAGTTATCCTGATTCAGAACAGGATACGAATTTAAtttatatcttaaaatattgtttCCATAGCAACAACAGGAATGTTTACAAGAGCAAAAGCCAAGACATAAactccatcatgtctccatgGAAACAAATCGAACatgtaaatacaataaataatattcctGACATCGACACTGTGAGTGAAGTTTAGAAAGAGCGAAGATCACAGACATCAGTCAGTATCTGTGCTTCCTCCCGTCTCCTGCTGCTGGTAGAGAGAGGAGACGCTGGTTGTTTCAGCCTGTAGCTTTAGTTTACGAGATTTTGTCAGATGTTAAGATATGTGGCAAACTAAGCTTAACAGTTTGGTTACATACAGACAGCTTTGTTTCTAGCTTGATATGAACTACTAACTACTACTAACAGTCTGTGGACAAAGCAGTTGTAAATATCACTTTTCTACGTGTTTCTACTCGTTGAACAGCTGGTTTgacattgtgctttttttgcttGATTCTCTGTAACTCTCTAACTCTGGCGTGTGTGTCGCTCCAGTTGAACGCAGATTGCCTGGACGACCTGCCGCTGGACTACGACCTGGCCCTGGGCGGCGTGGGAGGAGTTGGCGTGGGCGGTGTTGGAGGAGTTGGGGCGCTGGCTCTGGAGGCCGTGGTGTCCGGAGCGTCCAGTGACGGCACGCTGAGCGAGGGCGGATCCTCGGTGGTGCTGGATCCCGGCGTGCGACGGGTGGGACTGCCACAGGATTACCAGGACCCCGACACCCTGAGAGACAGCCCAGTGACGGCCACCAcggatacacacacaggtaacacacactacacacacacacacacacacacacaggaaccaGATCTGTGGTGCTAAAGTGACACCCAGTGGTGTTTCTGCTCCTGACACTTTTACTCACATCAACAACTTAGTGTAGAGCTGCcattacagattattttcattattgattaatgtgatgattattttcttgtttatttaaatagaaatagaaagctttattgtcattatatttaatacaATGAGATTACATGTGCCATTTGTACttttaagacaataaaaacaagacaaccaGATAAAAAGGATGACATAGTAGGAAGGTATTGCACTTAATAAAATCaatagaattaaataaaagaataaatagaaGCAGCGGTCAAGAGTATTGCACAAGATCGTTGTTTGTTTAAAGTTCCAttttgtcagaaaatggtgaaaaatgtaacaattcACTAAAGTCCAAAGCCTAAAATAttatttagtttactgtcatagaggtttaaaagaaacctgaaaatgttttagttttagtttttatattcaggttaaagaaacattttcagtttgatacaaaaatacaagaaactattctaaaaaaattacaaagaacAGAAATTggaaattattttaacatgattttttttaatctaatgtaatttttttttatttcactgagACTTCAGAGAAACAATAATCAcgttttatttagtttcacaGCTTCAAACATCTATAAACGTTTAGTCCACTTATTAATCAATAGCAGCAAATTATTAATGAGCTTAAAGACAGAATACATCCTgcacatatggcgcttttccactatacagttccagcactactcggctcgccttgactcggtttggtaccaggaaccttttccattactatagtacctactcaacgtgagcggggtcttcatagcacggctccgcgaaactgccgtgacttcgttttatacgcgacactaaacacataaacaatggaggacatgaaggcgatggtgtacttgctgctgtatgaggctttctgtctcacacaaagcaagagaagagaaactaatctctgtaacgctgttgttggtatttaaaaatgccgggtttgattcttgtgtgggacggctcatgattcttccagtgactctttgaccaatcagtggccggcagtctgttgacgtcacatttagtatcggctcggctcgcttggaacctcaccagagcaggtactaaaaaagtaccaggtaccaggtactatccctagtggaaacgcaaaacaaacgagtcgagtcgtgctagaactgtgtagtggaaaagtgccaatagtcagtgtttcatttatttagctACTGTGGCTccacacagacaggaaataagTCTAGTTTTGTTGGTTAATAGCTTGGTTAGAGTCAAATGATCCAAATAGTGGATTTGAAGCTGATATATTTGGATATCGTTTTCAAATGTCTCATATTTAATCATCTTATCAGGTCTTATATTCACATCTAGTtgtctgacccccccccccccccctcttccagGTGAGCTTCAGCCAATGGCGAGCAGTGCCTCGGTGGCATCACTGGTCATCGCCGTGGAAACAGGTCTGTCAGACGAGGAGGGGTCAACGGAGCAGACTCAGCTGGGGGAAAAATCCTGAGAGGAGCCAAAAACAGAGCCGAGCCAAACCAGAACCCGGAACCCAAAACTCCCATCAGGTTCACACTTAAGTGACTAAAACCCAGACTGAGCAAGAGCGGAGCCAGGTTCTGGTTTGGTTCCAGCCAGCACCAGTGTTtgactggattttttttgttttgttttgtttttttcggACCTGTGATAAAAAACTTTGTTAAACCAAACCGACTTGTCTGAGATGGACCTACGTTGAATTAAGGTTTGTATTGGTTTCGATACCGTTGAAGAAAAAACCGACTAACCTGGTTCTGCTTCGTGTTTGTCTCGCTGTTACTCTGGCGTGGCGAGGTCGGATCCAGGAATTATCCTGGACCAACACAGCTGTTATCCAGCCTGCTTACTTTGGTCCGACCCTCATCTTTACTCTTTCTGTTCTGGCTCCTTGCAGATGTCTTAATCAACCCACATTTGTGCCGTTTCTAGAACTTGACTATCCACctcctttttgttcttttagtCTTTCCCATCTGTTGTTACTCCTGACAAACTTCCACAGTGACAGAAATATAAATCCTTCATTCGAATGTCGTGGAACTTGTCTGGAGATTTCTCGTCTGATTTTAATGGACTTTTAAGGGGCGGATGGGATTCAAACCCGAGTCTCAACGACTTCAGAACGAATCGTATGTTTAGTCTCGGCTGCCGAAATGAAGTCAGTCGATATTCTGCTTCATCGGTAAAACTGGACGACTGAGTTAATGGGTGCATGAGGACTCGAGACACcaggttgtgtttttaaagtagCAGGAATCTAAGATTGACCTGCGTGTTTCCACCTGTTCTACTTCAGTAAGGAGTGATATTGTCTCTGGACCAGGTAGTGAGACACAACTACATGAACTTGATGGACGTTGTAAGACGGAGGCTCACTTCTTGTTCCTTGTCTGGATTCTCGAAAGAGTTCATCTCTGGTTAGTTTGGTTAATTTAGCCGCTGTTTCTTGACGTGTGCCGTGACTGACTTTCATATTGGAAAGGAGAACTTTTAATCTGAACGGACATTtcagcaacttttttttcttttctttttttttagtgttttgctAAAAGGTCGGACATTGTCCTGGCAGTATTACAACTACAGTTCGACTGCAGTATTGAATAGAAACAcacagtatttttgttttttctctctctctaattgCCTGTCTGTATAATTCAAGGCTTCTTTATCTTTATAGTATAATGACAGTATTCGGTTTGAATGCTCTTTGTGCTTGGCTGTGGTTTTAAACAGGGTTCCCGACTGTGTACGTTCAGAAAACTGGACACACTAACAAAAATGCTCTTGACAGTTTGCAGCGCGGCACAGAAAATGATACAGTAACGAGGGACGGTTGATATGGTTCAAATGTAAATTCACGATGACGACGACACTGCAGATTTTGTGACTGTAAAGCACAGATGAAAACAACTTAAAAGGTGTAAAAACTAGCAACAAATCCGAAGTTTTTAAAACCTTTTGAAAAACAGTAGTTAATGGATCTTTTTGAGATAAGGCTCCTgttcttctctttatttaattaaaagatCTGTAAGGTCGAAGGGTTAGGAAAGACTTTCTTCACCAGTCTTCCatcacatctttctctcctgAATTGTAAACTTAGGTAAGAATCGTCCAAACTTTGCCAGGTAGGAACCCTGTCTGTAGTGttgccttgttttgttttattgcccgtccgtccgtctgtctgtctgcctgacCGCACGCTATCATGGCCTCATGctgccttttttaaataaaaacacattgaccTTTAACCCCGTCATCAGACAATCAAGGATCAAATCTTTTGCTTTACAGTCAGGGatctttctctctgtacttAAGCAAACCTAAGAAGCGTTTCGAACCCACAGTCTGTACACCACAGTAGATGTTAGCTACTGGTTTCACTTCTGGAGTTTTAATCGACGGCACCAAACACAAGCTGTGAAAGACCCAAGTTAGAGTTGTAGAAAAAGCTTTCATAGCTGTAAACAAGAGAGTCAAACGAAGAATCCCCTCCCCCGCTTTAGTGACTGTTGTTCACTCCCATGTGCATCAGCTCAAAGCcgaaaacatgtaaatattaaaaaaaatgtatatttcacAAGTTCACTCCGCCACCGGTGTGCAGACTGCGCAGGGCTGCGGTCATGTCGTGGTGTCGCCGTGAGCTTCCTGAAAACCGAGAGAGATAAAAGAGTGTTGTCTATTTTGTTACCAGAGGAGACgtttatttttgtaatgaagACACCCAGCAGCAAGGACTGACCCCAACTCCAACCCCCCCCACAGCCTGGTGATTCTCAATGTGATTGAGTCTTTATCAGGTAGATTTAAGTGTTAACTATTCGTATAattgtacatacatacatacagcacGCAAAAGGACCTCGATGATATGAACCTAAACTATCGTAAATTTGTCCGTAATCACTTGGGATCTGATTGTTGATGTAGCCTGATGATGAAAATTGAACTTGAGAGAATTGAGCTCGAGTGTAGGACGGAGATCCAATGATGtacttgtttctttttcccccttttgtttTGATACTGGTGTCTAAATGGAAAATAAGACCAGAATTGTAACAGATGTATAAGTTTAACTGTATCTAGATAAAATAATATCGGACCTTGTAAGACATTTCCTGGATGTGCAGACTCTGTGAAGTTAACCtccgtgtcgtcctcccgggtcatattgaccccgtctgttttgactgttccttctttcctcccttccttccttccgtctgtccttcctccgtccctccttccttccttctgtccttccttcctccctcctttccttccctcattccttccttccttcctccctccctctttctctttctgtcctccccctaccttccttccttctttcctccgtccttcctttccttccttcctccctccatcctttccttccttcttcctcccttccgtccttcctttccttccttcctccctccatcctttccttccttcttcctcccttccttccttctttccttccttcttcctcccttccatccttccttgctctctccctcccttccatccttctcccttcctcctgtcctttcttgacctgaggacaacaggatggttaaTGTATAACTTGTAATTGGTTTTAATGACGAAAAGTTACGTTTTGGGGAATTACAATTGGCACTAAACTGTAAAAGACAGAAGACGTACTGGTGTTGTGAAGTCCTACCACTGAGTTCGATTTCTCTCAGACTCAATAGAACAGAAAtacttaaaagtattttttttaaggttcTGCCTGCTTTGCTTCCTATAGGCttcat contains:
- the rnf150b gene encoding RING finger protein 150 gives rise to the protein MAPGSLVAACRSLALSTWLLSFCFVHLLCLDFTVAEREEWYTAFVNITYVDPATSELRTEKTECGRYGEHSPKRDAKGVVVLPAALHDRQACDPNTRFSVPAQAGSGAWIALIARGNCTYKDKIRHAAAHNASAVVIFNVGSANVNDTITMPHSGTGEVVAIMIPEPKGREVALLLERNVTVTMTITIGTRNLQKYVSRTSVVFVSISFIVLMIISLAWLVFYYIQRFRYANARDRNQRRLGDAAKKAISKLQVRTIRKGDQETEADFDNCAVCIEGYRPNDVVRILPCRHLFHKSCVDPWLLDHRTCPMCKMNILKALGIALNADCLDDLPLDYDLALGGVGGVGVGGVGGVGALALEAVVSGASSDGTLSEGGSSVVLDPGVRRVGLPQDYQDPDTLRDSPVTATTDTHTGELQPMASSASVASLVIAVETGLSDEEGSTEQTQLGEKS